A part of Miscanthus floridulus cultivar M001 chromosome 6, ASM1932011v1, whole genome shotgun sequence genomic DNA contains:
- the LOC136455917 gene encoding Holliday junction resolvase MOC1, chloroplastic-like isoform X2, translating into MSYYFLKHFCSRHRQVANASLRIVAAAAAAAGAASAAVANQDPMNALRTAVLRRSAPHWSAAATSFFSPPFRPRRCRCRCRREPAPAAAARTPRSRASAKARAKLLAEAEPRDPWLASLSLLPTDDVAGADAAPNGWAIGVDPDTRGAIAVLSPDGSSQVFDNPFVHIVVSDVIRKRLDTKSIIQLLRGLDAPPGTMAYIEKSSPFPTDGKLGWWSTGFSYGLWIASLVASGFSVVPVASQTWKAYFGLSRSETPKDDSRQAASILFPDKAWSLKLKKHHGRAEALLLAAYGKGLVLPSGKFSKAPV; encoded by the exons ATGAGTTATTATTTTTTGAAACATTTTTGTAGTCGCCACCGCCAAGTTGCCAATGCGTCCCTTCGAATTGTggcagctgccgccgccgcggccggagCTGCATCGGCCGCGGTCGCCAACCAAGACCCCATGAATGCGCTCCGCACAGCCGTCCTCCGCCGCTCCGCGCCGCACTGGTCCGCAGCCGCCACTTCCTTCTTTTCCCCGCCCTTCCgcccccgccgctgccgctgccgctgccgccgcgagCCCGCTCCTGCAGCCGCCGCGCGTACCCCGAGGTCCCGCGCGAGTGCCAAGGCCCGGGCGAAGCTCCTGGCGGAGGCTGAGCCCCGGGACCCCTGGCTCGCCTCCCTCTCGCTGCTGCCGACCGACGACGTAGCCGGTGCTGACGCCGCCCCCAACGGGTGGGCGATTGGGGTGGATCCCGACACCCGAGGCGCCATCGCCGTCCTCTCGCCTGACGGCTCCTCTCAG GTGTTCGACAACCCGTTTGTGCACATTGTGGTGTCAGATGTCATCCGTAAGCGCCTGGACACCAAGTCCATTATCCAACTGCTCCGCGGCCTTGATGCGCCTCCTG GAACTATGGCATACATTGAGAAGTCTAGCCCATTTCCAACTGATGGAAAGCTG GGATGGTGGAGCACTGGTTTCTCATATGGCTTGTGGATTGCTTCTCTAGTGGCTTCTGGGTTTTCAGTTGTTCCAGTTGCATCCCAGACATGGAAGGCTTACTTTGGGCTATCCCGAAGTGAAACACCAAAG GATGATAGCAGACAAGCTGCTTCAATTTTGTTCCCTGACAAAGCTTGGTCCTTGAAGTTGAAAAAACACCATG GGCGAGCAGAGGCTCTTCTGTTAGCAGCCTATGGGAAAGGCCTTGTGCTGCCATCGGGGAAGTTCAGCAAAGCCCCCGTTTGA
- the LOC136455917 gene encoding Holliday junction resolvase MOC1, chloroplastic-like isoform X1 — protein sequence MSYYFLKHFCSRHRQVANASLRIVAAAAAAAGAASAAVANQDPMNALRTAVLRRSAPHWSAAATSFFSPPFRPRRCRCRCRREPAPAAAARTPRSRASAKARAKLLAEAEPRDPWLASLSLLPTDDVAGADAAPNGWAIGVDPDTRGAIAVLSPDGSSQVFDNPFVHIVVSDVIRKRLDTKSIIQLLRGLDAPPGTMAYIEKSSPFPTDGKLGWWSTGFSYGLWIASLVASGFSVVPVASQTWKAYFGLSRSETPKVGSGHGLKIMSGHFRVFFWGGSGQVPHDQVYSSPTFPSLFWLYVSKVVQQDVYLKEHKEKC from the exons ATGAGTTATTATTTTTTGAAACATTTTTGTAGTCGCCACCGCCAAGTTGCCAATGCGTCCCTTCGAATTGTggcagctgccgccgccgcggccggagCTGCATCGGCCGCGGTCGCCAACCAAGACCCCATGAATGCGCTCCGCACAGCCGTCCTCCGCCGCTCCGCGCCGCACTGGTCCGCAGCCGCCACTTCCTTCTTTTCCCCGCCCTTCCgcccccgccgctgccgctgccgctgccgccgcgagCCCGCTCCTGCAGCCGCCGCGCGTACCCCGAGGTCCCGCGCGAGTGCCAAGGCCCGGGCGAAGCTCCTGGCGGAGGCTGAGCCCCGGGACCCCTGGCTCGCCTCCCTCTCGCTGCTGCCGACCGACGACGTAGCCGGTGCTGACGCCGCCCCCAACGGGTGGGCGATTGGGGTGGATCCCGACACCCGAGGCGCCATCGCCGTCCTCTCGCCTGACGGCTCCTCTCAG GTGTTCGACAACCCGTTTGTGCACATTGTGGTGTCAGATGTCATCCGTAAGCGCCTGGACACCAAGTCCATTATCCAACTGCTCCGCGGCCTTGATGCGCCTCCTG GAACTATGGCATACATTGAGAAGTCTAGCCCATTTCCAACTGATGGAAAGCTG GGATGGTGGAGCACTGGTTTCTCATATGGCTTGTGGATTGCTTCTCTAGTGGCTTCTGGGTTTTCAGTTGTTCCAGTTGCATCCCAGACATGGAAGGCTTACTTTGGGCTATCCCGAAGTGAAACACCAAAG GTTGGGTCGGGTCATGGATTGAAAATCATGTCGGGTCACTTCAGGGTTTTTTTTTGGGGCGGGTCAGGTCAAGTGCCCCATGATCAGGTCTACTCCAGCCCAACCTTTCCTTCACTATTCTGGTTATATGTCAGTAAGGTTGTGCAGCAAGATGTCTACTTAAAAGAACATAAAGAGAAATGCTAG
- the LOC136455916 gene encoding uncharacterized protein, with protein MSMGLVAQDQKDGLSSFILPRQIPHVSSNGSQCCKTKSCSRRSEPKPQTQPNPFSALSVLDSRLASSLPFPPAEASRSSSAEPELMSSPAGRMLAASTKVGSRLASPHASSSTAAAAAAAAGLASSSVLGSGMLPGAGFGETGSHHAADAPPPPPCSSSGDSREYYLWTNLVNQRQSTLHRGKVTAVLGHHVFGAGGSSRNQHNYRYFSSSSHQGRIWAGSKVLHDLPEYVKIVEVGPRDGLQNEKDIVPTPVKVELIRRLATSGLPVVEATSFVSPKWVPQLADAKDVMEAVRTIEGVRLPVLTPNLKGFESAIAAGAKEIAIFASASEGFSKSNINCTIKESIARYNDVALAAKEKEILVRGYVSCVVGCPVDGPVPPSNVAYVAKELYDMGCYEVSLGDTIGVGTPGTVVPMLEAAMSVVPVEKLAVHFHDTYGQSLSNILISLQMGVSVVDSSVAGLGGCPYAKGASGNVATEDVVYMLNGLGIKTGVDLGKVMAAGEFICEHLGRQSGSKAATALSKVTANASKL; from the exons ATGAGTATGGGACTAGTTGCACAAGATCAGAAGGATGGCTTATCTTCTTTTATCTTGCCCCGCCAGATTCCACACGTCAGTAGTAACGGCTCCCAGTGCTGCAAAACAAAAAGCTGCTCTCGGAGGTCAGAGCCCAAACCCCAGACGCAACCCAACCCCTTCTCTGCCCTCTCCGTCCTGGACTCGCGCCTCGCTTCCTCCCTCCCATTCCCACCCGCtgaagcttctaggagctcatcggCTGAGCCCGAGCTAATGAGCTCACCGGCGGGCAGGATGCTGGCGGCGTCCACCAAGGTCGGCTCTAGGCTGGCCTCTCCGCACGCCTCCTCGTCCACCGccgcagctgctgctgctgcggcgggccTGGCGAGCTCCTCCGTGCTGGGCTCTGGGATGCTCCCAGGCGCCGGGTTCGGCGAGACGGGGAGTCATCACGCGGcggacgcgccgccgccgccgccttgcaGTTCCTCGGGCGATTCAAG GGAATATTATTTATGGACGAATCTGGTGAATCAAAGGCAGTCAACGCTGCATCGAGGCAAAGTGACTGCTGTATTGGGCCACCATGTTTTTGGTGCAGGTGGTTCCTCACGGAATCAGCACAATTACAGATATTTTTCATCGTCTTCTCATCAAGGGAGGATATGGGCCGGGAGCAAG GTTCTACATGACCTGCCAGAGTATGTAAAAATTGTGGAAGTAGGGCCGCGAGATGGTCTACAGAATGAAAAGGACATTGTACCAACACCTGTAAAGGTTGAGCTTATACGAAGATTGGCCACATCCGGATTACCTGTTGTGGAGGCGACAAGTTTTGTATCTCCAAAATGGGTACCTCAG tTAGCTGATGCAAAGGATGTTATGGAAGCAGTTCGGACTATTGAGGGTGTACGTCTTCCTGTATTGACCCCAAACCTTAAG GGATTTGAGTCAGCTATTGCAGCAGGGGCAAAAGAAATTGCAATATTTGCATCAGCTTCTGAAGGATTTTCCAAGTCAAACATAAACTGCACCATCAAAGAGAGCATTGCCCGCTATAATGATGTTGCTCTTGCTGCAAAAGAGAAAGAAATTCTTGTCCGAGG GTATGTTTCTTGTGTGGTTGGATGCCCAGTAGATGGACCAGTACCACCTTCAAACGTAGCTTATGTAGCGAAAGAACTTTATGACATGGGCTGCTATGAGGTTTCACTTGGTGATACCATTGGAGTCGGTACTCCAG GTACCGTGGTTCCAATGCTTGAAGCAGCTATGTCCGTCGTTCCCGTGGAGAAGCTTGCTGTCCACTTCCACGACACCTATGGCCAGTCCCTCTCAAATATTCTCATCTCTCTCCAG ATGGGAGTCAGCGTGGTGGACTCCTCTGTCGCCGGCCTCGGTGGCTGCCCGTACGCAAAGGGTGCGTCAGGGAATGTGGCGACGGAGGATGTAGTGTACATGCTCAACGGGCTGGGCATCAAGACGGGCGTCGACCTGGGCAAGGTGATGGCCGCCGGCGAGTTCATCTGCGAGCACCTGGGACGCCAGTCTGGGTCCAAAGCAGCGACCGCTCTGAGCAAAGTTACCGCGAACGCCTCGAAACTCTGA